The genomic stretch TTCAAATCTTTAATCAACTGCTTAGTTGAATGAAAGTTCTAGACACTTTTGACACCATGGTCAATTATCCCTTCTCAAGTTAATCCAAACCCTTTGAACCAATGTAAAAAGATCAAATGATTTGACCCCAAGGGTAACTTTGGGTACAGTCGTAAAATTAATGTTCTATTCTCATGTTTTGATGTTTGTGTTCATTCTGTTATTGTCTTCTAAATTATGGTGATCATCACAGACAAGTTGGACTTCGTAGTGTTTTTAATATGATGATGTTGTTGCCATCCTTTTGCTTCAAGTAGGATAGattgaaaaaacattttctgtATCTTTGTCAATGAAAAGCATCTAGGTCTTAAACAGAATAAGGGGGCTACCAGCAGTCATTGGAATGGATACTTATTTTCATTGTCTTAATATGACTCCAAAGGAGATGTAGCATGTTTTGCTTGACTTAGTAAGACTGTTcaatctttcaaatattttaagacCTAGATAGGTAGTGGTCAACTACGGTCAACTATCCAACAAGCAATTTTTACTGGTTAGTCCATTATATCACGAACACCAGATGACAGAGGACTTGGTAATGCAATCTTTGTGTGTGGTGTGTactcaaaaaattgtttaagttGCACACATGAATATATCCAGTTACGATTGCATTTTGCTGTTGAAAACAGGAAGATGTCAACTATTTGTTAAAAGTAGGAGCAGGATCATTTGTGGGTGCGGCTGTCATCAAGTATGGAAGCATCCTATTCCCAGAAATAACCAGACCCAACATCTTGCAGTCTCTGATTATGGTATCATCTCCTTGTATCATAGCTGTCTGGCTTTTGATCAAGCAGAGTCGAACACAACAATGACCAAGCTGAAAGTCTTGAGCTTATACAGTGTTTATATACCTATTGTTCTAAATGTCTTGCATATGTAACCAATTCCAGTCAAATTTGCTTTTACTTGTTAAGATTGCTCCCAAACTTGATGTAGAGTTTGAAATATGCTGTGAACACGGATTATAAATCAATCCAAAGAAATTCATTCAGAAGGGATTTGATTGAGATATGTTTGTGACGCTACAAAGTGGAAACATCAGACATTCTTTGTTCTAAAAGATTTCCTGAAGTGAATATTGAAAAGTTAAACTATGATATGTGAACAGAAACGGGTTTCTCTTATGGGGCATTTGATTCAAGGTAATCAATTATTCcggtaaattattttttattacttgtatcaattaataaatgattaccgcaatttttcattttgaataataaaaaattactcaaataaaaTGCATCTGTACAGTAATACCAGATGTCTCAATGTTTGCGAAGTAGAGCTGTTATTTTCAGGTTTCTCCATGGTCGTTGGCAACATTAATTTTCTCAATTTGAGAATTCTGGACATgataaaagaagagaattatcTTGAACTTCACTAAACAACGTAAATGTACACTCTTCAAAAGATCTGCAGTTGCCACCCTTGGCCAGCTTATACAATGAAATATGGATAAACAATcatctttatttaatatttcaaatactAAACTTTACAAAGAAGAGggtaaataaaagaatatcCAATACTGAGTGACATCATTTCTCAACACAATGCTGATATATTTCAGCTAAAGCAGTCTCAGCAGATGATTGCACTGCATCTGGGGAAAGAATTCCATGTCAAAAATAGCTCAAGAAGCCATGTACCATTAAGCGTATACTTCACCTAGTGGAAAACAGGCTAGAGGTTGTCTTTAAGCCACTTCATAGCTCCATCTGCAATAGAACTGCAAacccacaatttttttttgtgctaGGTCAGAGGCAATTTAAgaagacaacaaagaaaatccAGGCAATTGATGTATGCATCAATGAAGCAGCAACTAGATTGAAAATACGACCACTGCAGAAATATTATGACAAAGAGAGATGACAtactaaatcaaataaaaaggttttgaaaatgtagttcatatttgatttaaatgtttCAAAGCATCTCATAAATTATCAGAATAAGGCTCAGTTTCCCACGACAAATTGCACACTGCACTCTCATGACACAGTTTAAGAAGACTTCAGATAGGTTAGAGGATACCAACAtcctgaattttattttttgttttctacaaaaatgacaaatagCATATTCACACAAATTAAGGAAACTAGCTAAATGTAGTGAATAATGGTGAGCAAAAGAGCacaaatttatttatccaaGATAACATGAATTCAATAATGATCACAAGCAAAGACAAAAAGAAGGGATCTGAATAGTATAACACCTTAAGAACCCATATAATAAACTGTTCAGAGAAAAACAAGACCTGATAGAATAAGCTGCCACTAAGATGTAGCAACAGAACTTGGTAAATCGAAAGACAGACAACAGACCATGGAATCCAGCTTTGCCACACAGTAGATGGTGAAGATTTTTGAAAGATGTAAAAAAAAGATCTACAGATGCATAATCATATGGTTTTGTACCCAACCTCGGATTACAAAGCATGGGCAACACATGTTCCAGTCCTGTGGCCCAGGTTTGCTGTGTTTCTTTCATGATATATGAATGTAACAAATTTATCATTGGTAAATAAGTAAAAGCAGCAAATGaagtatgcatgtatgtatgtgcGCACACGAGCGTGTAACCATTCTCAGGTCAggacattttgatatatatttttggtcAAGACCATATATAATCACTGTTGGGTTCATTATATTGGATTAAAGTGATATTTACAATCCCAATCCAATTATAAATATGCATGGTCTAATAAATTCATATCAGGACTTCCTGACTTGAGaattattctatatatatatttgtatcatAGAAAATCTGTAACAGTACAAGTTTTCATGGCAAAAGTGGCAGATTATGGGAATTCATCTTTATAAAAGTTTCTTCTTACATATATGCATTTGAGATAAACAACTATACCAGCATCTTAAAGCAAAATTTAACAATGCATTCATTGTCGAATTTGAAACAAAGTCCATGTAAAACACGTACTTAAATTCAGACACTGAAACAGAAAAGTTTACTGATATCTAGTAACAGGATTAAAGGCTAAAGTAGTCCAATATACAATCACATTTTAATTAGGAGTTAAAAACAGGAGATGATATGTTACCCtgccaaattttttaaactcttccATAGGTCATTTGGTTCTTCTgattcttcatttttctctgtAGCAGTACTTGGTTGACTTTCTTCTGAAGTTTTGACACctgaaacaaaaatcaaattccCATAACTTTTTTCAGGGTAAGAAACAGAGATAATATTCCAATGACTTAGCTAAATACTCGAATCATATCAACAGACTTATTTTGCATATCAGTGATGAAAATACTTCactcaaaacaacaaaaaccgGGACATTAGTTCTGTTCCAACTTCAGTCCacatacaaagaaaataatacgCTTTGTTATTCTTGTGAAACGCACAAGCATACGGCAATTGCTATTCAagctataaataattaaaaaataatagtataattaATTCATATGATGAGAATCATCtttaaatgacaaaacaatTGCTTACTGGCTGGCTGAGTTTTGGGCCGAATTCGTGACCAGTTGCTGGTGGTTTTACTTAGATCAGAAAGTTCTTCAAGCAACTTGCGCTCTTTGGcactacaaatatatataaaatttatagaattaagAAAGTATTTCATTGATTCATAAATTTTGAAGTATGAGTACATGATGGAATCAAAACTGACAAGGACAAAATTACTTCATTATTCGACAATAATCATGAACTTGGAAACTGACTTCAAATAATGCAATAAGGGCCAAGACCAGGCAAAGAAGTACAGACAGCTAATGAATAAACTACAGTAAAAATGGGACAGATACCAAATTTAGACATTTAAGCAAATATTGACACAATTAAGCCATATCAAGGCTATGATTAAAGAAGAGATGATATAATTCATACCTTATACGATTTGGTATAGTAACTTTAACCGTAAATAAGTGGTCACCACGGATAGAAGGTTTGTTCAGCTTAGGTGCGCCTCTCTTTGCCAGGACTAGCACGTCCCCAGGTTGAGTGCCCGCTGGAATCTGTAGATCTGTATTCCCTTCAACTGTCTTCACCTATATAAATTCAAAGGGACCAGTGAACAGATAATGGGATAATTGcaagtaataaaaaatctgaGTACTAGGGACAAATTGTCACAGAAGTGCACAGAGTCCCCGGAAGAATGAAATCAAAGTTTCATGTTGAACTTTGACTTAAAGGTGTTAAAATGACGAATGACATCAACTGAAACTCCAAGCCTTCCAGGGCTAACTAGTGGGTTCAATTCCTGATACTCAACCCACATGATGATTACATCAAccattcaaatcaattttagtgGTGATGCATTCATATACAATTAAAACTTCTCAAATTTCAGACAGGTTAACCTCTATTTCAACTATTACAACAATATATTGCCCCAAATCCCCTACTGCAGCAAAAATTATCAATCTACTTCGATCAGCATTGCTGATTGAATATGCCTGAAGTCAATTATGTGCAGCAATAAATGCTTGAGTGGGTAGTTTGAATTGTTcttgaagttaaaaaattttaaacttgcaatcaattatttgtatactttcAATATAAGAATCACTTTCAAAGTCTAAAGAATCAAGGCCTTGatccttaaaaaattttgtattcaaGTACTAACTtctaagaaatgaaaatgttaCCTTAGCAACAGTTCCCAGTATGGCATCGATATAACTGACGGATATTGTTGAGCAAAGATCTATACCATCTCTTTGGATTCCCGGAATCTCTTCAACATCAAGATATACATAAAGATCTCCTGGAGGGCCCCTGCAGGTCAGAGAATCAATCTGTACATGACCACTAAATCTGCATGACTTCTCCAGCACATAGTACATGCATACATGCAGCAATGACCAAACTTTCAGATATTACAAATCCAGTATCGACAACAAACTTCATACACACATAAATTTCATAATGACGGTGCACTGTAGTGGGTGATTATTGAGGGTGACTTCATGGTAAAAGAAATCTAAAGtccaaacataaacaaaaaattgtataaaaaaggTATCGATCCACTTGTTAGAGAATATATAGTTCATAAGGCAGGTCCACTGTATTCACTCATTAAACATCACCAGTCCAGATCATTGTTGCATCAGTAACAAAACCAACAGATGAATGTCTATAAATGATATACCAATGAACAAGGTAAGCTTAAAGATACTAATAGCAAAACTAAAGCACATACCCCTTCGGTCCGGCATTACCCTCCCCGGCAACCCTGAGAATGCTACCTGTGCTAACTCCTGGGGGGACTTTGACTTTAATATTCTTCTTTATACGTATGCGCCCTTCACCAGAGCATTTCCGACAGTATTCAGAAATGACTTCACCATCCCCACCACAATTTGGACACACGGAAACCTAACATTTGCAAAAAGATGGTTATGGTCAGAACAAACCATAATAAACACAGAGCTGAAGGCAGTCAAAGATAATGTATATCCAAGCAAtgaaaacagaggaaaacaatatataaatgataattttatacatGAATGTGTAAAACTTGGAAAAAACTTATTTAGAATTCTACAACATCTAAGGCCAGCTATTTGTTAAGCATACCTGCTAATCTTACGCTAACTCAACCACAACAAGATCTGGACAACAGTTTCTTTTCCATggtcctttatttttttttttaataaacccCACAAGATATATCTTCTAGAGAACAATATCAGACCACAACAGTGAAACATCCCATCAATATCAAGGAAACCATCTCAATTAGCATTCCTTAAATTAGCTGATTACCCCATGATGACTGCATTTTCTGACACTTAAAGTAAATggaatgtataaatataaaaagggtAGCATTATAAGAAAAAACACTGCAGTCCAAAATAATTTACTCTGTTCTAAATATTCAACCGCATAGTGCATACAATATCCAGCAATCAAGAGTCCAAAAGTGTAAGAGAGAAAAGATAGCCCAATACCTGAGAAAATAAGCCAAATGGTGTTTGCTCAGTTCTCATAACTTGACCCCTACCACCACAAGTTGAACATATCCTCATCTTGGAACCAATCTTTGCACCAGTACCAGTACAAACTTCACATGTTTCCAAGTGAGAAAGctcaaattctttttcagtTCCAAATATAGACTCAGAGAATTTTAGTGTAATGTCGTATCTGAAACAAGGTGAATGTTAGCATCCAAAAGATTTAAAAACAATACCAGTATCAAATTTCAGTATTATTCAACATGACAAAAAGTGCAATTTTGCCAAACCAATCAAAGGAAAAAGATATATAGTGTAACTTGCAGTTATAGTTGCTACATGAAAAAAACATCGTTATAAGATGAGTAGATTGTTGATGCAGTATGGTCTGAAGAGGCTATTgatgcaatttttttaatcaaaaagcAGCTTAAGCTACACCACCACAAAACCCACTCTTGACAGGTATATTTCCATATCTGACATGTTTATATCAATGATCTCTTGCAATAATGAGTCGAagcaattatttttttcatctttgtgGATAACAAAGTTTTACACATACATAAATAGAGTTAAAACAATTTGTAGAGGTTGGCAAATATAAATTGGTAATCAAGCAGATGACATATATAGAAAACAATGAATTTAAACACCTTATATCTTCACCCTTGGTAACAGTACGACGTTGGCGTGTTCTGAATCCAGTTTGGTCCATCCCAGGAAAACCACCCATACTTGGCCCAAAGAATGTCTCAAATAGATCAAAAGGGTTGGTCTGCAGGCAGGTGCAAGAAGAAGCAAGTCAATTTAACATCCAAGCCATGCAATTAATTGTGCCACCAAGGACAGTTGCATCAGTGGTCATATAGGATAGGCTCGctcaaataatttttgtacactaccaagaaacaaaaactttttccttttttctcatttacaaattttgaaattcagTGATGAATATCAAATCTCTAAAATTCATGCAAAAGTTGTCATTTCCAGCTGTAGACAATTTTAACATTACAGACAACAGTAATTCTCATCTTGATCAAGAACAAGATTTCAGAGGAAAATCACCGACTACACacacaaacatataaaaaaaggcATGTTTGGCATCAAACAAACTCAAGtctaaaatgatagttttactaTACACACACTGGCAAAATGCAGTGTTCAACAGCAAAACAGAAGGCATAGCTCTACAACTTCAACCAGTGAATTCCTTGAACAGAAAAAATGAGCATAAAACACAGCCCCAACATATAAAAGCAGCTCCAGTGTGAGCGAATATAAGATGTACATTTTGGAAATACAGTATGCCATGAAACTCATAGAAGTAGTGTACAATTCATATACAAGgttcattttttcactttcctgCCAAAATAAACTCCACAAACACACTCTAGGTCAACTGATGATGTAATTGATAAAGAAGATACTTCattgattatttaatatataaatatgcaaGTAGATGCAGTACCGTATAAGCACTTGATGCTCCACCTACAGTACTTTTTACTCCAGCTTCACCATATTGATCATACATAGCCCTCTTTTTATCATCTGATAGCACCTGACAGTGTTGTACTTCAGAATTTAAAGGGcaatatattaaaagaacaaaCCTAAAAGGCATTAAACTCCAAGAAGAATAAAAGAGAAGTTTCATATGGACTCAAACAGTTTAAATACATTGCATCAACAGTCCAAAACCTAGGCTATCAAAATTTCTCATCTAGCCATATTTGACCATGACATAATTCAGCATGGTTTCATAGAACAAAGGtgtaaatttaaatacttttccaaattaataataaagttgaaGAGTAATGCTAAATAAACCCAAATTTACTAGAGAACCCcactttattataaatgatgatgaaattgcTAATAGAATATGACACAGGTAACATGGTGAGGTAAATTAAGCAGTGTTATTCACCCATGGATCTTATTGGCAGTAAGCAGTGCGTACAGGCTATTATCGGTTTTCAGTGTGTAAAACAAGCCCAAAAAACAGATTGATTTGCTCATATTCatgtatttttattagaattttataatGCTGATATTGCAGCGCAATAATAGACTTATTTTGTTCTATATTTTGTCTAGGATCACTTAAGCGGAAGTTTCTTCATTTTCTGAGGAACTAACATGAATGAATTAAATTGTGGCATATTAGGAAATGGACAACAAaagtcaaataaataaaagaaactgCAGATTAAAGCATGTAATATCAGACTAGAAAAGTATTtttctagatttaaaaaaaaaaattcaaataatttccaTCCAACATTAGTAATGTACTCTAGAGTCTTCATATAGTATGAGTAATAAAAACTCTGGTGTTGTGCAGCAAGTAGTTACTAAGAATCCccctttataaattttattgacagTTATCCTCAACAAAAAGAGAACTAGGGGATGTTTAGAAAAtcctaaactaaaattttcaagaaaagaagaaacCGGACAAGTAAGATGAAGAAGATAAGAAATA from Mangifera indica cultivar Alphonso chromosome 6, CATAS_Mindica_2.1, whole genome shotgun sequence encodes the following:
- the LOC123219163 gene encoding chaperone protein DnaJ, with translation MLVAHSSKSFISMASTSTTLSFYPSSSSPLNSSRSNHSASSSSCFISGGTHLRSHKSFTLTAAASFPFGGSKFNNARGYSLRFRPFVVAASGDYYATLGVPKSASSREIKAAYRKLARQYHPDVNKEPGATEKFKEISSAYEVLSDDKKRAMYDQYGEAGVKSTVGGASSAYTTNPFDLFETFFGPSMGGFPGMDQTGFRTRQRRTVTKGEDIRYDITLKFSESIFGTEKEFELSHLETCEVCTGTGAKIGSKMRICSTCGGRGQVMRTEQTPFGLFSQVSVCPNCGGDGEVISEYCRKCSGEGRIRIKKNIKVKVPPGVSTGSILRVAGEGNAGPKGGPPGDLYVYLDVEEIPGIQRDGIDLCSTISVSYIDAILGTVAKVKTVEGNTDLQIPAGTQPGDVLVLAKRGAPKLNKPSIRGDHLFTVKVTIPNRISAKERKLLEELSDLSKTTSNWSRIRPKTQPASVKTSEESQPSTATEKNEESEEPNDLWKSLKNLAGSIADGAMKWLKDNL